From Camelina sativa cultivar DH55 chromosome 20, Cs, whole genome shotgun sequence, the proteins below share one genomic window:
- the LOC104768821 gene encoding HVA22-like protein i isoform X2, with amino-acid sequence MLGDFITRTIILLVGYAYPAYGCYKSVEKKKLEIHELRYWCKYWILVGLLTVFERVGDITVSWLPFYGEIKIALLIYLWYPKSKGISYVYETLVAPYMSKHQSDIDQGITVLRMRGHLVIVQLWQCGYHWTLQIFRHLQQQFVIDKKKNRSKSKDRQQTFMFLR; translated from the exons ATGCTCGGAGACTTCATTACAAGAACCATAAT ATTGCTTGTGGGTTACGCGTACCCAGCATATGGATGCTACAAAAGcgtggaaaagaaaaagcttgAGATTCACGAACTTAGATACTGGTGCAAATATTG GATCTTGGTTGGTCTTCTTACAGTGTTTGAAAGGGTAGGAGACATCACTGTATCATg GTTACCATTCTACGGCGAGATAAAAATCGCTCTTCTCATTTATCTATGGTACCCAAAATCAAAG GGAATTAGCTATGTCTACGAAACACTAGTAGCTCCGTACATGTCTAAGCATCAATCAGACATAGACCAGGGGATTACTGTTTTAAGGATGAGAGGACATTTAGTTATTGTTCAACTATGGCAATGTGGCTATCATTGGACTCTCCAAATCTTTAGGCACCTCCAACAACAATTCGTCATCGAcaag AAAAAGAACcgatcaaaatcaaaagatagACAACAAACATTTATGTTCCTCCGGTAA
- the LOC104768821 gene encoding HVA22-like protein i isoform X1 → MLGDFITRTIILLVGYAYPAYGCYKSVEKKKLEIHELRYWCKYWILVGLLTVFERVGDITVSWLPFYGEIKIALLIYLWYPKSKGISYVYETLVAPYMSKHQSDIDQGITVLRMRGHLVIVQLWQCGYHWTLQIFRHLQQQFVIDKVLKKQSNLLYQTNHSYQTTFTCLLSAEKEPIKIKR, encoded by the exons ATGCTCGGAGACTTCATTACAAGAACCATAAT ATTGCTTGTGGGTTACGCGTACCCAGCATATGGATGCTACAAAAGcgtggaaaagaaaaagcttgAGATTCACGAACTTAGATACTGGTGCAAATATTG GATCTTGGTTGGTCTTCTTACAGTGTTTGAAAGGGTAGGAGACATCACTGTATCATg GTTACCATTCTACGGCGAGATAAAAATCGCTCTTCTCATTTATCTATGGTACCCAAAATCAAAG GGAATTAGCTATGTCTACGAAACACTAGTAGCTCCGTACATGTCTAAGCATCAATCAGACATAGACCAGGGGATTACTGTTTTAAGGATGAGAGGACATTTAGTTATTGTTCAACTATGGCAATGTGGCTATCATTGGACTCTCCAAATCTTTAGGCACCTCCAACAACAATTCGTCATCGAcaaggtattaaaaaaacaatcaaatttgCTGTATCAGACAAACCACTCTTACCAAACTACATTCACTTGTCTTTTGTCTGCAGAAAAAGAACcgatcaaaatcaaaagatag
- the LOC104768820 gene encoding uncharacterized protein LOC104768820 → MEIPPSQSPATPLRRTKSISTMTTLNTQEIPFDIASTPPSSFDYDLITTKPSSFVAYTSLRDIISSSSPSNSSLALPMIHGSCSPVISSVGDISIRNRLVKQAALSYLQPTTALTSSDDSPGSQFFRRVWLQISAGLQFLKRVFDWLFQSIRVPLIVK, encoded by the coding sequence ATGGAGATTCCGCCGTCACAATCTCCGGCAACACCACTCCGCCGTACTAAATCCATATCCACCATGACGACTTTGAACACTCAAGAAATCCCTTTCGACATCGCTTCAACGCCGCCGTCATCTTTCGACTACGACCTGATCACCACAAAACCATCTTCTTTCGTAGCGTACACGTCTCTCAGAGACATCATCTCCTCGTCTTCTCCGAGTAACTCCTCCCTCGCTTTACCGATGATTCACGGTAGCTGCTCTCCGGTTATTTCATCCGTCGGAGATATCTCGATTCGTAACCGTCTCGTTAAGCAAGCTGCTCTGTCTTATCTTCAACCAACGACGGCTTTGACTTCTTCAGACGATTCTCCTGGTTCTCAATTCTTCCGCCGCGTTTGGCTTCAAATCTCCGCCGGGTTACAGTTCTTGAAACGTGTGTTTGATTGGCTTTTTCAGTCCATTCGTGTTCCTTTGATtgtcaaatag